In Macadamia integrifolia cultivar HAES 741 unplaced genomic scaffold, SCU_Mint_v3 scaffold2675, whole genome shotgun sequence, one genomic interval encodes:
- the LOC122067026 gene encoding probable mediator of RNA polymerase II transcription subunit 26c has translation MDDDDFRSILRSSTVDVWTFIDKTISVASSDYKNKLKDRRDGIIERLYIPTIPRCKNCDLDSMKSNNKEIKKVQQRSSSIEKETSSHEGKGGSPKGASPSPPPSLDDGDDGDDDRDRSYGIDQEQTILNIKELFEDRNEFEDSLINLLQSLVDMDITFKAPKKVRRI, from the exons atggatgatgatgattttaGATCTATTTTGAGGAGTTCAACTGTGGATGTCTGGACTTTCATAGACAAGACAATCTCTGTTGCCTCCTCCGACTACAAAAACAAATTGAAAGATCGAAGAGATGGAATCATTGAGCGGCTTTATATACCTACGATTCCCCGTTGTAAGAACTGTGATCTTGATTCGATGAAGTCAAATAACAAAGAGATTAAGAAAGTACAGCAACGATCTTCTTCCATTGAAAAAGAAACCAGTAGCCATGAGGGAAAAGGAGGTTCTCCAAAGGGAGCTTCTCCTTCGCCTCCACCGTCACTTGATGATGGCGATGATGGCGACGATGATAGAGATCGGAGCTATGGAATTGACCAAGAACAGACGATTCTCAATATTAAGGAACTTTTCGAAGATCGTAATGAG TTCGAAGATTCTCTGATAAATCTATTACAAAGCCTAGTAGACATGGATATAACATTCAAAGCTCCTAAGAAAGTGCGACGGATTTAg
- the LOC122067027 gene encoding nucleolar protein 58-like isoform X1 produces the protein MADIPEFVQGDKMVEKEEIHLKLKSKDNAPGEEKVEEKEAELELKAKSVEKEKLKHKEDKTEKDVKHEDKVLEGGGESKKKEKEKKKDKESKKEKKDDTAGKSKEKDKDGETKGKEDKKKEKEKNKDGENKEKENKKKEKEKKDEDKEEKEDNKKEGKDEKLKEKEEKKKKEKKDKDKEKKDKDGESKGKEKEKKKDKDGKGKSNDVEKLKKKLEKTNTKIEALLEKKADIMRLIGEAEAENCAIAEKPKDTLVGGNVA, from the coding sequence ATGGCTGACATACCTGAATTCGTTCAGGGAGACAAAATGgtggaaaaagaggaaattcaTCTCAAACTGAAAAGCAAAGACAACGCACCAGGGGAAGAGAAAGTAGAGGAGAAAGAGGCTGAACTTGAATTGAAGGCCAAATCTGTAGAGAAAGAGAAGTTGAAACATAAGGAAGACAAGACTGAGAAGGATGTGAAACATGAGGATAAGGTGCTTGAAGGAGGTGGGGAAtcaaaaaagaaggagaaagaaaagaagaaggacaaagagtcaaagaaggaaaagaaagatgacACAGCAGGGAAGTCCAAGGAGAAGGACAAAGATGGAGAAACCAAGGGgaaagaagacaaaaagaaggagaaggagaaaaacaaagatggagaaaacaaggagaaagaaaacaaaaagaaagagaaggagaaaaaagacgaggataaagaagagaaggaagacaACAAGAAAGAGGGCaaagatgagaaattgaaggaaaaagaggagaagaagaaaaaagagaaaaaagataagGATAAGGAGAAAAAGGACAAAGATGGAGAATCaaaggggaaagagaaagagaagaagaaagacaaagaTGGCAAAGGCAAGAGCAATGATGTTGAGAAGCTGAAGAAGAAGTTAGAGAAGACCAATACCAAAATAGAAGCTCTCCTAGAAAAAAAGGCTGACATCATGAGGTTGATCGGTGAAGCTGAGGCAGAAAACTGTGCAATTGCTGAAAAGCCCAAAGATACATTGGTGGGTGGGAATGTGGCAtag
- the LOC122067027 gene encoding nucleolar protein 58-like isoform X2 has protein sequence MVEKEEIHLKLKSKDNAPGEEKVEEKEAELELKAKSVEKEKLKHKEDKTEKDVKHEDKVLEGGGESKKKEKEKKKDKESKKEKKDDTAGKSKEKDKDGETKGKEDKKKEKEKNKDGENKEKENKKKEKEKKDEDKEEKEDNKKEGKDEKLKEKEEKKKKEKKDKDKEKKDKDGESKGKEKEKKKDKDGKGKSNDVEKLKKKLEKTNTKIEALLEKKADIMRLIGEAEAENCAIAEKPKDTLVGGNVA, from the coding sequence ATGgtggaaaaagaggaaattcaTCTCAAACTGAAAAGCAAAGACAACGCACCAGGGGAAGAGAAAGTAGAGGAGAAAGAGGCTGAACTTGAATTGAAGGCCAAATCTGTAGAGAAAGAGAAGTTGAAACATAAGGAAGACAAGACTGAGAAGGATGTGAAACATGAGGATAAGGTGCTTGAAGGAGGTGGGGAAtcaaaaaagaaggagaaagaaaagaagaaggacaaagagtcaaagaaggaaaagaaagatgacACAGCAGGGAAGTCCAAGGAGAAGGACAAAGATGGAGAAACCAAGGGgaaagaagacaaaaagaaggagaaggagaaaaacaaagatggagaaaacaaggagaaagaaaacaaaaagaaagagaaggagaaaaaagacgaggataaagaagagaaggaagacaACAAGAAAGAGGGCaaagatgagaaattgaaggaaaaagaggagaagaagaaaaaagagaaaaaagataagGATAAGGAGAAAAAGGACAAAGATGGAGAATCaaaggggaaagagaaagagaagaagaaagacaaagaTGGCAAAGGCAAGAGCAATGATGTTGAGAAGCTGAAGAAGAAGTTAGAGAAGACCAATACCAAAATAGAAGCTCTCCTAGAAAAAAAGGCTGACATCATGAGGTTGATCGGTGAAGCTGAGGCAGAAAACTGTGCAATTGCTGAAAAGCCCAAAGATACATTGGTGGGTGGGAATGTGGCAtag